The following are encoded together in the Candidatus Cloacimonadota bacterium genome:
- a CDS encoding beta-lactamase family protein: MNKKNISLALIIISLLIVLCSCDSSKVTIPEINTLHEEVDSIVEPHLEVGMIIGIIDAEQNEIVYAYGVKSLESKDAPDINTIFDIGSMTKTFTATLLANTYLQGTFIDDTVSHYLPEDVTLPTFKGTEITIGDLATHTSGLPRTPHEDGQSYPIPSGFDPLNPYWIYTTEDVYDYLTNYCVLEFKPGGGYSYSNTGYGLLGHIIGLVDGTSYQTVLESTIFNELNMSRSSLFLTDEQMTNYSLGYSSQFEQVPYYTAHDIFHGCGFIKSCLNDLLIYLKANMGLYDTQLYPAMELAHQPIIQGSPSDVGIAWYILELDDGQQIIWTGGDTAGHSSYLAFNNATKTGVILLSNCCMHGYQITLGEKIMQAIPKY; encoded by the coding sequence ATGAATAAAAAAAACATCTCTTTGGCTTTAATCATCATTTCTTTATTAATAGTGCTTTGTAGTTGTGATAGCTCCAAAGTAACCATTCCTGAAATTAACACATTACATGAAGAGGTGGATTCTATAGTAGAACCACACCTTGAAGTCGGTATGATCATCGGAATAATCGATGCAGAACAAAATGAAATAGTCTATGCTTATGGAGTAAAATCTCTCGAATCAAAAGATGCTCCAGATATCAACACAATATTTGATATCGGATCGATGACTAAAACATTCACGGCTACATTGCTTGCGAACACCTATCTCCAGGGAACCTTTATTGATGACACAGTAAGTCATTATCTCCCAGAAGATGTTACATTACCCACATTCAAAGGAACTGAGATAACCATTGGTGATCTTGCTACACACACATCCGGATTACCTCGCACTCCTCATGAAGACGGTCAGTCTTATCCAATTCCCAGTGGCTTCGATCCTTTAAATCCATATTGGATCTATACAACTGAAGACGTGTATGATTATCTTACGAACTACTGTGTTCTTGAATTTAAACCTGGTGGCGGATACAGTTACTCAAATACAGGATATGGATTGCTTGGACATATCATTGGATTAGTCGATGGAACATCCTACCAGACAGTACTCGAAAGTACTATTTTTAACGAACTCAATATGAGCAGAAGTTCACTGTTTCTAACTGATGAACAAATGACTAATTATTCTCTTGGATATTCATCACAGTTCGAACAAGTTCCCTATTATACTGCACATGATATCTTCCATGGGTGCGGTTTTATTAAATCCTGCCTTAATGATTTACTCATCTATCTTAAAGCAAATATGGGATTGTATGACACGCAATTATATCCGGCAATGGAACTTGCACATCAACCAATAATACAGGGGTCTCCGAGCGATGTGGGAATTGCCTGGTACATTCTTGAACTGGATGATGGGCAACAAATCATATGGACGGGTGGTGATACAGCAGGGCATTCGTCATATTTGGCATTTAACAACGCAACCAAAACAGGTGTTATATTGTTATCAAATTGCTGTATGCATGGCTATCAAATCACACTCGGTGAGAAAATTATGCAGGCAATTCCAAAATATTAA
- a CDS encoding ABC transporter permease, producing the protein MLKNYIRSSIKNLLKNKIITFINVIGLSIGITGLFLVFVFTNHEMSYDTFYPDHERIFRVCQKEMSLGNESISEATAPPLALEIESTIPDIESTCRYLEMSSRLVAGPNHTAYEDHYRYVDPSFFSMFSIPVLQGQPMEVIDNPDNIVVTRRIAERYFGTTDIIGQTLTIRDKDFTVGAVIENPPSYSYLQYDILRTIYTIDDPAFHNSAWLWHAIETFVKLRPEANIKLVQEKVKYLSNEQAIQQFKDSGLDYTFLLQPISMISKQRLTDSGIVVSSSARNIVIFRFLGIFVLFLACLNFINLTLALYFKRTKEVGIRKVLGAGKSQLVHQFLVESMITVILSILVSVVAIELVLPSFLNFTGIPTLYLSELPIAQIVFFTILILSAGIAASIYPAIYASSRTTSHSLGQKKVQFTNKILRPGLIIMQFAISIVIIIVMLSMKQQVAYMQNKDLGYDANHKLVLTMRRETEFPDKYETYKDIFVAIPGVQGVTASGQLPGRNYPSFSIESENNGHKVQTTMYCFSIDQDFLPQYDIHVIEGRNFDQVIDTEPDRVFMMSESGIKHMGWNSVQEAIGQEIVTGHGGRTGKIIGIFKDFNYESLHVEIEPLFFEFFPGYFQYLTLNIQSNNLSQVINEINNVWQKNFPHIPIEYFFVDEAFNEKYQNEMKAITLMRYFSILAIFIACSGLIGISLFIFQLRTKEIGIRKVLGASVTTLITLLNKNFLLWVIIANAIAWPISYYIIQKWLLNFAYRSSIDPLIFLLSGVITILLSLIVLSFQTLRTAHTNPSEVIKYE; encoded by the coding sequence TTGCTAAAGAATTATATTCGAAGTTCTATAAAAAACCTACTGAAAAACAAGATCATCACATTCATCAACGTAATAGGACTCTCAATTGGCATAACTGGGCTTTTTCTTGTATTTGTATTCACCAATCACGAGATGTCTTATGATACCTTCTATCCGGATCATGAGAGGATATTTCGAGTCTGCCAGAAAGAGATGTCTCTTGGGAACGAATCGATAAGTGAAGCAACAGCTCCTCCTTTAGCACTCGAAATTGAATCAACTATTCCTGATATCGAATCTACCTGCCGGTATCTTGAAATGAGTAGTCGTCTTGTTGCAGGACCAAACCATACAGCCTACGAAGATCACTACCGTTATGTCGATCCTTCTTTCTTCAGTATGTTTTCAATTCCAGTACTGCAGGGACAACCAATGGAAGTCATTGATAATCCAGACAATATTGTTGTAACACGTCGGATTGCAGAACGATATTTTGGCACAACAGACATAATCGGGCAAACACTGACAATACGGGATAAGGATTTTACTGTTGGAGCAGTGATCGAGAATCCCCCATCATATTCTTATCTTCAATATGATATTCTCAGAACAATCTATACTATCGACGATCCTGCATTTCATAATTCTGCCTGGTTATGGCATGCCATAGAGACCTTTGTCAAACTACGTCCCGAAGCGAACATTAAACTCGTCCAGGAAAAGGTAAAATACCTTTCAAACGAACAAGCTATTCAGCAATTCAAGGATTCCGGTCTTGACTATACTTTTTTGTTACAGCCGATATCAATGATCAGCAAGCAAAGACTAACCGATAGTGGAATAGTCGTTTCATCCTCTGCACGAAATATTGTGATCTTCAGATTCCTGGGAATATTTGTACTGTTTCTTGCATGTCTAAATTTTATAAATCTCACCCTTGCTCTCTATTTCAAACGAACGAAAGAAGTTGGTATCCGAAAAGTGCTTGGAGCAGGTAAGAGTCAGCTTGTACATCAATTTCTTGTTGAGAGTATGATCACAGTCATTCTGTCTATTCTTGTTTCTGTGGTTGCAATCGAACTTGTACTTCCCTCTTTCCTGAACTTTACTGGAATTCCAACTTTGTATCTCAGTGAATTACCAATCGCTCAAATCGTATTCTTTACCATTCTGATTCTTAGTGCAGGCATTGCCGCGAGTATCTATCCGGCAATCTATGCATCTTCCAGAACAACATCTCATTCACTTGGTCAGAAAAAAGTTCAATTTACGAATAAAATACTCAGACCGGGGCTAATCATTATGCAGTTTGCTATTTCTATTGTGATCATTATCGTGATGTTGAGCATGAAACAGCAAGTTGCCTATATGCAAAACAAAGATCTTGGATATGATGCTAACCACAAACTTGTACTTACGATGAGAAGAGAAACAGAGTTCCCGGATAAATATGAAACATATAAGGATATATTTGTAGCAATTCCCGGTGTGCAGGGTGTAACTGCTTCGGGTCAGCTTCCGGGTAGAAATTACCCAAGTTTTTCAATTGAAAGTGAGAATAATGGGCATAAGGTTCAAACCACTATGTACTGCTTCAGCATCGATCAAGATTTTCTACCTCAATATGATATTCACGTTATTGAAGGAAGGAATTTTGATCAGGTAATTGATACAGAACCTGACCGCGTATTTATGATGAGTGAAAGCGGAATAAAACATATGGGTTGGAATTCAGTCCAAGAAGCTATAGGACAGGAGATAGTAACTGGTCATGGAGGAAGAACTGGCAAGATCATTGGCATATTCAAGGACTTCAATTATGAAAGTCTGCATGTCGAGATCGAGCCATTATTCTTTGAGTTTTTCCCCGGATACTTCCAGTATCTTACTTTGAATATCCAATCGAACAACCTGTCACAAGTCATAAATGAGATCAATAATGTATGGCAGAAAAATTTCCCTCATATCCCAATAGAATACTTCTTTGTTGATGAAGCATTCAATGAAAAATATCAAAATGAAATGAAAGCAATAACTCTCATGCGATACTTCAGCATCCTCGCAATATTCATTGCCTGTTCAGGATTGATTGGTATTTCATTATTCATATTCCAGCTTCGAACAAAAGAGATCGGTATCAGGAAAGTCCTGGGTGCTTCAGTAACTACTTTAATAACATTGCTAAATAAAAATTTCTTGCTCTGGGTCATCATCGCGAATGCCATTGCCTGGCCCATTTCGTATTATATCATACAAAAATGGCTCTTAAATTTCGCATATAGAAGCAGCATCGATCCTTTGATCTTCCTTCTATCAGGCGTGATTACCATATTACTATCATTAATTGTACTGAGTTTTCAAACATTGAGAACCGCTCACACAAATCCATCGGAGGTCATAAAATATGAATAA